From the genome of Salarias fasciatus chromosome 22, fSalaFa1.1, whole genome shotgun sequence:
TTCTGTTTCAGCGGCAGAGTGGAGAGTTGTTACCTGGTCTGTGTAGACATCAGGGGAAACGGCTTTAGTGAAGAAGTCTGAGCACACGGCTCCGGCCTGCAGGTACAGGTTGAGCGCAGCAGAGTACTGATTGGTCACTGCGGAGGGAGGAAAACAGGACGCCTCGTTAACGGAGAACCGGAGAACTCCTTTAAATGGACTTCAACGAGTTCAGTGCTGCTCACCAAAGTAGATGTCGGCCTGAGTGATGAGCCACGACTGGTTGTTTGGGTTCAGAGTGAGAGCGTAGGACACCAGCTCTTTGACAGTTACAGCCACGGCTTCCACATCCACCGCCTGaatgctgccacacacacacacacacacacacacacacacacacacacacacagaatgaaggTGGAGATGTGTTTTAAGCTTTGGGTGCAGTGGATACTGCAAAATTCAGCTGAGCTCAAACATATCTTTACTCAAATTCAGATTTAaccaaaaagacaaaataaaggtGAATTTGTAGGCTAATCATGACATCCTGTCGGTGGACATTTAACTGGAGGCCAACCTCTGATTTAAATTTTGGTTGTATAAATGTCCTTTTTTGGTTTGGTCATGTTTCATCATGCGGAAAAAAACTCAATGTTGTGTTGaattgctgaaaatgaaaaggagtGCTTACTTTGGAAGCGAGGACGGCCAGATGGAGAGGTGTTCTGCCGTCACTTCATTAACAATGTCATCctgaagaggggggaaaaaaaacaaccctgaatTCAACAATTCCTTCTACATCTGCTCAATATGGTGACGGTGGAGCTCAGAGCTCTTCGCTGATGAGCCGCTGCAGCCGCACCGCCTCCATTACCTCTACATTAACTGACTCCAACGGAAACACTCAGAATTACACTGAATCCGCCACTGTCTCATCACTGTTTCTACAATAAGACCAATCCAGCCATTAAAAATTGAAGAATTAAAGATGGAGCGGTACCCGCACGATGCTGTGGAGCCTCACAAACAGAGAGATCAGGGTCGTCAGGACCAGCGGCTCCTGCAAGACACCAGATCAAACCCATGACAttcgatgctgctgctgttcagcttCTTTCAGGTTTGATACTCACTCTGAGTTTCTTAACGAAGGTGATGAATTTACTCCtaaagaagaaatgaagaaacaatcAATGACAGTTATTCTCCATATTAACCAATGgagcagacgtgtgtgtgtcttaccgGTGGAGGATGCCCATGGACGACTCTCTGTGCTTTATGAGGCCCACCCGGCCGTCGCTGTTCCTCTTGTGCTGGATGGAGACGCTGCAGATTTGGACCACCACGTCCCACAGCTCTTTGGCGGTGCGCCGGCTCTCTTTCGGACCTGGAAGCTCTTTACAGGTGGAGGCCAGAAGCTGGCCGAGCTGCCGGGAAGAGACAACGGCACGACATCTGAACGGCTTCAAACAGACACTTGGATTGTAAGTGGCGGCCTTTGTATGTATGACTTTGACTGAAGCGTTTGTTATATTTATCAACAGTATTattgaatgtgaaaaaaaaaaaagaggcgttACCTTGATGTAGGGGTTGTTCATGACCAGTGACGGAGGAACCTGCAGGGTCAGGTAGTCGTTCTCCCTCCAGTTGAGCATGAAGGCCACACACTCCTCTCCCACCACCTGGCGCAGGGGCAgatctggacacacacaccacaatgtGATTATcaaatacatttgttttctgtgtttggacTCAAAAAAAGAGgacttctagtgtgtggtggtTGTGATTTATATTGCACTTTGAGCAAAAAGCTGGGAAGGTTCCTTTGAACACTGTGGTGACTAGATTTtgtcttgttgcagcattttctatattttttttcctctgtttaaaatgtttctgtgaaggCAACGTTCAAGCTAAAAACGAAAAAATCTGAGAGGTACATTCTTTCCCGTTAaatttttcaagtgaaaaatttCAGGTCTCTTTTTGATCATTTCAGCCTTCAGAGACGAAGTGCTTTTTGGAAGCGACAGCTCCGGTTGCTCACCGTGAATCCTCATCTCCAGGTAACCTCTGACCCTGCTGACCAGGTCCGGGGGCGGCCGCTCCTTGCTGCCCTCGGCTGCCATGCTCTCGTGCGCTCGcacttccagcagcagcatctcgtTCAGCATCACCTGCCGGAGCTTCGGGGAGAACTCGGTGACGAGCTCCAGGCAGGCCGAGAAAAGCTGCCGGGCGTGTGCGAAGTCCTGAAGGCGGGAGCGAGACACCGTGCACGTTTAACCTTTCTACTCACAAACCGATGCTCGCCCtgatgaacacacaccacaccttTATCGATATGCAGTGGAGTCCTTTAGCCATGAGGATGTAAACCAGGTCTTTAGTCAGGTTGTCTTTGATGCCAAGAATCACATTGATGTAGTCTGGAGGAACCTCCCACTGGAAGCACAAGATGCAATGCAGTTTATACATTTATGCaggttttcttttgcattttaagTGATAACAAACCTAAAACTGGAACAGTTAATCAAGAATCTCATCTACATAAGTCTTTCATAAGCAGAGATCTAAACTACTCATGTAAAATACAACCCTGGATGTCGACAATCGTGTGATTCccgcgacctctgaccttgcTGTTGACCCTCCAGAAGGGTCGTTCGGCCATGCCGTGCAGTTCAATGAGGATCTGTCTGATCCGCCGTGGCTCCAGCAAGAGGATGAGTTGCTGCTCCAGCTGCCCGATGTTCACACTGGCCGAGgctgaggagggacggagacCAGAACCCGCTGAGGACGCTGCGCCCAGACGAACGTGAGGCGTGAGAGAAAACTCTGCTCCTACCTGGAATGTCGTAAAAAGAAGGCAGGGGCTTGGCGCTGAGGTTGACGGTGGCCGACCTCTTCCTCATCTGCTCCACCAGCAACTTCCGCTCCTCTTCTTTCAGCAGCTCCATGAAGAGTTTATGTGACGACACCACGAAGACCAGAGACAGGTCCTCCAAGCTCTCACACAGAGTCCTGCTCCACCAGACATTTGGGGAAAAGATGGAAACTGCATCAAACTCACACTGAAACATGCGATTACCGAGTTTAATAACAGATAACTGCTGAATGCAACTCTTTCTCTTGCAGCACTCACTTCATAAAGATGGCCATGTTTCTCCTGGACGTCTCAGCAGGTCGATCTTTTTCCAGTGATCGGGTGCACACCTGCAGAAGAAGGAATATCAGTTATTCGGACTTGTCTTTTATTCCCAAATttgagaaatgacagaaatcctGACTCTTTACTGTTAATATTTAAAGCTTCCTCACCTCTAAAATGAAGTCCACCATTCGTTTACTGGGTtttagaagcagctgctggaaaCGCACGCCGAGGACTTCTCCTTCCAGAGCGTCCCGGATGGCGTTACAAACACACAGTTTGTGACAAACCTCGTCGAGGCTCGATTCCCTGCACAAACAGCGTCAACTTAACTTAGCAACACAAGTTAACTGCTACTCTTTTGCACACATTCTTCTCAAAACTATTCAACTTCTTACAAATACAGCGCTGCCAGGATGAGGCGTCCATGGCTCTCTCAGCCGTAATTCCCAGACTAGTTATAGACATAAACTACAGGCAAAGAATATGAAGCTACAGAATGAGGTGATTTATGGAATTGTAACAGCAGTAAAGAAAAATCTTGTGCTCATGAAGATTATGACACATTTTTATAACTAAAAGCTGAACTaagatgttgctgctgctgctgtggcctcACCCTTGTTGAACTTTGTACATGAACTCCCTGAGAACAGAGCGTCTGAAGTGATTTGGCAAACTCCGGGACACATTGTCTTTGATGAAAGCTTCGATGACGGCCTGTAGGAGAGGTCCAGTTAGAGACTTGTTggaataacaaacaaaaaaataatgtaaCAATGATTCATAGGCAATATCTCAGTGTTGTCATTTGTGTTAAAAAGTCTCTATTCAGCCTCAAAAGGCTCTGGGACTTCttatttctctctgctctgctctgctcgtgACATTTCTAGAGTTTTGAATGCGAAGTCTTCGTTGTGTTTGTTCCGACCTGATAGTTGTACGCCCGGATCAGGCTGTTGATGTGGTCGTAGGGGGTCGTCTGAGGGTCGGAGGAGCCGCAGTCTCCGGTCAAAGCTTTGCAGGCGTTCCAGTAACCAGCCAGACGCTTCTCATCCAGGTGAACGTGGACAGTTGAGTCCAGCTTGAAGATAGAAAGGGAAACTTGAGCCTTTAACTCATCAGAAAACCAGAATTCAACTGTGTAAGAAGGCTTACCTTCTTTAAGAGTTCATTGGTCTGCCTGAAGTGGTCCCGGGCTTTCTCATAGGCTGTCTGGTCTGTGCAGCCTTGCTGGAAGAAAATACCTCCCAAGTCATAATGCACCTGCAGTGGAACAAACCATTGCATTTACAATAACCCACAACCAAAATAACAATCCTGCAAACAGGAAAGACGACAAAAAATCTCGTCCGACCTGACAGTGTAACTCGTCGGCACTGATACGAAGCCCCGCAGTGGAGGACTCGGTTTCTCCGTTAGCGGCAGCGTCGGAGGCCAGCAGGTCCAGAGTCCTCAGCGTGTGGACGTAGAAGTCTTTCTTCAGCCGCAGAGCTCCTTCCAGGACACTGATGGAATCGTTGGCTTGCTCTTTAAGCTGCAGCAAAAATACGGAGGCAAAAATAACAAAGTTGTGGAGATCATGTTCAGTAAAAACTACACTAAAGGTGAATGTGATAAAATATATCTGCATCAAAACATGTTCACTTACCACAGTGAggatgttttctgtcatttctttctcctgctgcacaATATTCAACCTACATCGAGTCACAAGAGAGGAACACACTCAATCTCTGGGTCAACAAGCAAAGAATGGAAAGAGCGCTTTGTGTCTCTGAACACTGATCCTGACATGTGTACAAGTATTTAAGTATTGAGgcaatttagaaataaaaaaaaacttcagccaGAACAGCCACAAACACccaaaagtgttttattttggctATTTGTgcgtaggtttttttttattcgatTGTAGtcatctgttt
Proteins encoded in this window:
- the ints8 gene encoding integrator complex subunit 8 isoform X2 — protein: MSAEAADRVAAAIGSRPGTPLQTSWFEFLLDVSLLEKHLQKSNPDPTPVQLIIQFLEQASKPSVNEQNQVQPPVDNRRNRTLKLLALKVAAHMKWDLDLLEKGLTIPVLNMLLNELLCVSKVPPGVKHVDLDLSTLPPTTAMAVIIYNRWAIRTIVLSSFPEKQTKPGPHQMNMLNIVQQEKEMTENILTVLKEQANDSISVLEGALRLKKDFYVHTLRTLDLLASDAAANGETESSTAGLRISADELHCQVHYDLGGIFFQQGCTDQTAYEKARDHFRQTNELLKKLDSTVHVHLDEKRLAGYWNACKALTGDCGSSDPQTTPYDHINSLIRAYNYQAVIEAFIKDNVSRSLPNHFRRSVLREFMYKVQQGESSLDEVCHKLCVCNAIRDALEGEVLGVRFQQLLLKPSKRMVDFILEVCTRSLEKDRPAETSRRNMAIFMKTLCESLEDLSLVFVVSSHKLFMELLKEEERKLLVEQMRKRSATVNLSAKPLPSFYDIPASASVNIGQLEQQLILLLEPRRIRQILIELHGMAERPFWRVNSKWEVPPDYINVILGIKDNLTKDLVYILMAKGLHCISIKDFAHARQLFSACLELVTEFSPKLRQVMLNEMLLLEVRAHESMAAEGSKERPPPDLVSRVRGYLEMRIHDLPLRQVVGEECVAFMLNWRENDYLTLQVPPSLVMNNPYIKLGQLLASTCKELPGPKESRRTAKELWDVVVQICSVSIQHKRNSDGRVGLIKHRESSMGILHRSKFITFVKKLREPLVLTTLISLFVRLHSIVRDDIVNEVTAEHLSIWPSSLPNIQAVDVEAVAVTVKELVSYALTLNPNNQSWLITQADIYFVTNQYSAALNLYLQAGAVCSDFFTKAVSPDVYTDQVLKRMIKCCSMMNCHTQVAVLCQFLREVDYMTAFKALQEPNSHDAMDSFYDYIWDVTILEYLTHIHHKRGETEKRQIAIKAIGQTELNTSNPEEVLQLAAQKRKKRFLQAMAKLYF
- the ints8 gene encoding integrator complex subunit 8 isoform X1; translation: MTEKAKRRRRNYRRMSAEAADRVAAAIGSRPGTPLQTSWFEFLLDVSLLEKHLQKSNPDPTPVQLIIQFLEQASKPSVNEQNQVQPPVDNRRNRTLKLLALKVAAHMKWDLDLLEKGLTIPVLNMLLNELLCVSKVPPGVKHVDLDLSTLPPTTAMAVIIYNRWAIRTIVLSSFPEKQTKPGPHQMNMLNIVQQEKEMTENILTVLKEQANDSISVLEGALRLKKDFYVHTLRTLDLLASDAAANGETESSTAGLRISADELHCQVHYDLGGIFFQQGCTDQTAYEKARDHFRQTNELLKKLDSTVHVHLDEKRLAGYWNACKALTGDCGSSDPQTTPYDHINSLIRAYNYQAVIEAFIKDNVSRSLPNHFRRSVLREFMYKVQQGESSLDEVCHKLCVCNAIRDALEGEVLGVRFQQLLLKPSKRMVDFILEVCTRSLEKDRPAETSRRNMAIFMKTLCESLEDLSLVFVVSSHKLFMELLKEEERKLLVEQMRKRSATVNLSAKPLPSFYDIPASASVNIGQLEQQLILLLEPRRIRQILIELHGMAERPFWRVNSKWEVPPDYINVILGIKDNLTKDLVYILMAKGLHCISIKDFAHARQLFSACLELVTEFSPKLRQVMLNEMLLLEVRAHESMAAEGSKERPPPDLVSRVRGYLEMRIHDLPLRQVVGEECVAFMLNWRENDYLTLQVPPSLVMNNPYIKLGQLLASTCKELPGPKESRRTAKELWDVVVQICSVSIQHKRNSDGRVGLIKHRESSMGILHRSKFITFVKKLREPLVLTTLISLFVRLHSIVRDDIVNEVTAEHLSIWPSSLPNIQAVDVEAVAVTVKELVSYALTLNPNNQSWLITQADIYFVTNQYSAALNLYLQAGAVCSDFFTKAVSPDVYTDQVLKRMIKCCSMMNCHTQVAVLCQFLREVDYMTAFKALQEPNSHDAMDSFYDYIWDVTILEYLTHIHHKRGETEKRQIAIKAIGQTELNTSNPEEVLQLAAQKRKKRFLQAMAKLYF